The following proteins are co-located in the Candidatus Methanogranum gryphiswaldense genome:
- a CDS encoding M48 family metalloprotease translates to MFWRARTGLMFLLMTLMLTAIGYLVGWVFNNWSVGVVIMLTVAVVIGFYAYFFSKQAALRANKARIVTEEEEPRLYAIVRKLANEANLPMPEVGVADTSMPNAFATGRNPKDAAVVATRGILALLPDDELEGVFAHELSHVKNRDILVMSVVSTMAAVVSFTARYAALMVAFSSNGENRDKMFLIAIALSITAPIAAVLVQLGISRSREYLADESAAKMTRNPRALARALKHIDAGCKTTQDTYASTSYADMMICNPLVGHNRSFLSGIFSTHPPTEERIRRLNELADKYDAEDGKKKDIKKKESYKDNSDYIY, encoded by the coding sequence ATGTTCTGGCGCGCAAGAACAGGATTGATGTTCCTGTTGATGACTCTGATGCTCACAGCAATTGGGTATCTTGTTGGATGGGTGTTCAATAATTGGTCAGTTGGTGTGGTCATCATGTTGACTGTAGCTGTAGTTATTGGATTTTATGCATATTTCTTCTCTAAACAAGCAGCACTGAGGGCTAACAAGGCCCGTATTGTAACTGAAGAGGAAGAACCCAGGTTATATGCTATTGTAAGAAAACTTGCCAACGAAGCAAACCTTCCAATGCCTGAGGTAGGGGTTGCCGATACATCAATGCCAAACGCATTCGCTACTGGAAGGAATCCTAAAGATGCAGCGGTTGTTGCAACAAGGGGGATATTGGCATTGTTGCCCGATGATGAGCTCGAGGGTGTATTCGCCCACGAACTGTCGCATGTAAAGAACAGGGATATCCTCGTGATGTCCGTCGTGTCGACGATGGCGGCTGTTGTGAGCTTTACGGCAAGATATGCAGCGTTGATGGTTGCTTTCAGCAGTAATGGTGAGAACAGGGACAAGATGTTCCTGATTGCAATAGCTCTCAGTATAACGGCACCAATAGCGGCAGTCCTTGTGCAATTGGGCATATCAAGGAGCAGGGAATACCTCGCAGATGAATCTGCAGCAAAAATGACCCGCAATCCTCGTGCGCTTGCTCGTGCGCTCAAACACATTGACGCAGGATGCAAGACGACTCAGGATACATATGCGAGCACATCCTATGCTGATATGATGATATGCAATCCTTTGGTAGGGCACAACAGGTCTTTCCTTTCAGGTATTTTCAGCACTCATCCTCCTACAGAGGAGAGGATCAGAAGGCTCAATGAGCTTGCTGACAAGTACGATGCTGAGGATGGCAAGAAAAAGGATATTAAGAAAAAAGAGAGTTATAAAGATAATTCAGACTACATCTATTGA
- a CDS encoding orotidine 5'-phosphate decarboxylase produces the protein MKPVLQVALDLMQLNRAVSIAKEAIDGGADWIEVGTPLIKSEGADAVRTLRREFPHAIIIADTKTMDVGGTEVEMMAKAGANIITVLGLADDSTIEEAVSVGRKYGASVMIDMINVPDRVTRSKEVEKLGVAYICLHMGIDSQMKGEEPPIDILKKIVSETSIPIAVAGGITANTVKEYIEAGASDIIVGGGIIKVPNVKEATSIIKKAMAGIDVKSSIAKKYNEDELFEAFLKCSTCNISDAHHKQGIMFGLQPYIKDGERMAGKALTVQTSNGDWAKPVEAIDIAKPGDIIVIDVGGAPMAVWGELATNSAMIMGVKGVVIDGAIRDIDDIRKLGFPAFARSVTPCAGEAKGYGGIGIEVTVGGQKVRTGDWIIGDESGLIVVPKEVAVEVANRSIDVNERENRTREEIRRGSTLSKVNELAKWEPVK, from the coding sequence ATGAAACCTGTCCTGCAAGTAGCACTGGACCTGATGCAACTCAATAGGGCCGTCTCGATCGCTAAAGAGGCAATCGATGGAGGTGCGGATTGGATAGAGGTCGGTACCCCCCTCATTAAGAGTGAAGGTGCTGATGCCGTACGTACTCTCCGCAGAGAATTTCCACATGCGATAATAATCGCAGATACCAAGACCATGGATGTGGGGGGCACAGAAGTAGAGATGATGGCAAAGGCCGGTGCCAACATAATAACGGTCCTTGGACTTGCAGATGATTCGACCATTGAAGAGGCTGTCTCGGTCGGAAGAAAATATGGTGCCTCAGTGATGATCGACATGATCAATGTTCCAGATCGTGTCACCAGATCCAAAGAGGTTGAGAAACTCGGTGTGGCGTATATATGCTTACATATGGGCATAGACTCCCAAATGAAGGGTGAAGAACCACCTATCGACATATTGAAAAAGATAGTCTCTGAAACATCCATACCAATTGCTGTGGCTGGAGGAATAACCGCTAACACGGTCAAAGAATACATCGAAGCTGGTGCTTCGGATATTATCGTAGGAGGAGGCATAATAAAGGTTCCCAATGTAAAAGAGGCCACCTCGATAATAAAGAAAGCAATGGCAGGCATCGATGTGAAATCTAGCATTGCAAAAAAATACAATGAAGATGAACTTTTCGAAGCGTTTCTAAAATGTTCCACATGCAATATATCCGATGCTCATCACAAACAAGGAATAATGTTCGGTCTACAACCCTACATAAAGGATGGCGAACGCATGGCTGGAAAAGCCCTGACCGTTCAAACCTCTAATGGAGATTGGGCAAAACCCGTAGAGGCCATTGACATTGCAAAACCTGGAGACATCATTGTGATTGACGTCGGAGGAGCTCCTATGGCTGTTTGGGGTGAGCTAGCCACAAATTCTGCCATGATAATGGGTGTCAAAGGAGTCGTCATCGATGGAGCTATAAGGGATATCGATGACATAAGAAAACTCGGATTCCCTGCGTTTGCGAGATCCGTCACACCGTGTGCCGGAGAGGCAAAGGGATATGGCGGGATCGGTATAGAAGTGACGGTCGGAGGACAAAAGGTCCGTACTGGAGATTGGATAATCGGTGATGAAAGCGGGCTTATCGTAGTACCAAAAGAGGTCGCCGTTGAGGTGGCTAACCGTTCCATAGATGTGAATGAAAGGGAGAACCGCACCCGCGAAGAGATCCGCAGGGGGTCTACCCTCTCAAAGGTCAACGAACTTGCAAAATGGGAGCCCGTCAAATGA
- a CDS encoding MBL fold metallo-hydrolase — MQVKILCIYDEGAVENMPYIGAKGFSLLVEVDGQRTLFDTGMRPRYLSHNMAYLDVKPESIDRVVISHVHRDHTGGLEGLLIEKPSNTDIFAPASAKGSKGIFRTNGLYISPEFKDRVTLKEVDDWVQISENLFITPPISYEGGDECFLVIMSKKGPIVLSGCSHCGVEAAIAAVKERFGIAPKTYIGGIHLMKKEKSKAQSIAEIFKDAQCLDLWLNHCTSREGMTELRVCLGLNGVKNFYVGMTREYEV; from the coding sequence ATGCAGGTTAAAATTCTTTGTATCTATGATGAAGGCGCTGTAGAAAATATGCCATATATTGGAGCCAAGGGTTTCTCTCTCTTGGTCGAGGTGGATGGTCAGCGTACGCTTTTCGATACAGGCATGAGACCAAGATATCTTTCACACAATATGGCTTATCTCGACGTTAAACCAGAATCCATAGACAGGGTGGTCATATCGCATGTCCACAGGGATCACACAGGTGGTCTAGAAGGACTCTTGATCGAGAAGCCATCAAACACTGATATTTTTGCTCCAGCTTCCGCAAAAGGTAGTAAAGGTATTTTCAGGACCAACGGCCTTTATATTTCTCCAGAATTCAAAGATAGGGTGACCTTGAAAGAAGTAGATGATTGGGTACAGATAAGTGAGAACCTCTTCATCACTCCACCCATATCCTACGAAGGTGGAGATGAATGTTTCTTGGTCATAATGTCCAAGAAAGGTCCGATCGTTCTAAGTGGGTGCTCTCACTGCGGGGTCGAGGCAGCAATAGCGGCAGTTAAGGAAAGATTTGGAATCGCTCCGAAAACATATATCGGCGGTATACATTTGATGAAGAAAGAGAAGAGTAAAGCGCAATCTATTGCCGAGATTTTCAAGGACGCACAGTGTTTGGACCTTTGGCTCAACCATTGTACAAGTCGTGAAGGTATGACTGAATTGAGGGTGTGTCTCGGGTTGAACGGTGTAAAGAATTTTTATGTTGGTATGACCAGGGAATACGAGGTGTAA